GAAGTCCAGGCTGTTGCTAGCCAACGCCTTACACCACCGGACGGACTCGCTTTCTTCGGCTCTGGTCCTTATCGCCTTGATCGCAATCATGATCGGTGGGCCGCAGCTGGCCTTTCTCGACAAGCTGGTCGGCCTGATCCTCGGCGGGTGGCTCGGTCTGGAGGCCGGGAAGATCATCTTAAACACCTGCAAGGACCTGCTCGATACGGCGCCGGACCAGGCCGTCATCAACGACATCCGTGAGCACATCCTGCCGGTGCCGGGGGCGGTGGCCTACCACTTGTTCCGCGTGCGACGGGTAGGGGACATGCTCGACGTGGATTTGCACCTGCAGGTGGACGGCTCGCTAACGGTTGAGGAGGGGCACGAGATCGCCCATCAGGTTCGCATGAACATCCTCAACCGCCACAAGGAAGTACTTGATGTCCTGATACATGTGGAGCCCGCCAGCCAGCACCACGTGCGCGAGCTGGGCGTCTCCAGTCTCGGTGGTGCGTGACCGCACGGGCACTCCGGCTGGAGCAGTGTTTATGGGGCATGTCCCCCACAGGTGCAGGGCTTTGTCCTGAGGAGGCACTCCGCGCTTGAAAAAAGGCTCGTTGGGTGCCATTATTGGGGAACATTTCCGCCCGTTAAGTTTCCTACTGTTAAACCGATTCTATTCTTATGGAGACCCCCCCAGCTGACCAAGTGTTAGTCGCCCGCGTGAAGGATGGCGACAACGGTGCGTTCGGAGAGATTGTAACCCTCTACTGGGACCGAATTTTTGCTCGCGCTTTCCAACTGCTCAAGAACCGCGAAGACGCCGAGGAGGTGACGCAGGATACCTTTATCCGTGCGCAAAAAGGCCTCGAAAACTTCCGCGGTGATTCCGCCTTTTCCACGTGGCTGTATCAGATCGCCACGAACCTCGCCCACAACCGCTACTGGTACTGGTGGCGGCGTAAGCGCAGCTCATCTTTCTCTCTCGATCAGAACCTGACTCAGGACAGTGATGCCACGCTGGCCGATGTCTTGCCCGCTGAGGGCGAGGATCCCGGTGAAGCCACCCTGACCCAGGAGTTCGTGGATCGCGTGTCATCCTGCATGCAGCAGCTCAATGACAAGCACCGGGAGATTCTCGTCCTGCGTAACGTTCACAACCTCTCCTACGAAGAAATCGCCGAAGAACTGCGCATCAGCGTAGGAACGGTAAAGAGTCGCATCGCCCGCGCCCGCGAAAGCCTCCGCGAGCAGATGGGGAGTGATTTTAAATGACCGACAGCCGCTTTGAGCAGCTGGTAAATCTCTACCTCGATAAGGAGATTACTCCCGAGGGGGTTGCCGACTTGAAGAAGGAGCTGGCTTCCAGTGCCGCGCGTCGTCGTGCCTTTAAGCAGTGCCGTAGCCTGCGTGCTGCCGAGAACCGGATCATCTGTGGTAGCTATGTGCGCGACCCGGATGATGATATCATGCCGGAGCCTTCGCGCCGTCAGAAGCTTTTCGCCTACGTCACCCAGATCGGGGGGATGGCTGCTGCCGTCGCCTTGTCAGTGGGAGCGTTTGTGTATGTGGCCCGTAGTGACTCCCGGGATCTGGACCCGATCACGGCTGATGCCTCGCAACTGCGGGGGCAGGTGGATACCCGCCAGGTTATCGTCCTCGTGGACGCCGTGCCCAGCCGCGAGCTGATGGCCCGTCTGGTAGATTTGAAAAACACACATGCGGTCGTGGCTACACGTATCGGCGACCGTATCCAGGGCTGGGTGGTGACACCGATCAACTACGCCCCGCCTAAGGACGATCCGCTCCGGCTGCTGACTCTGTCACAGCCCATGTCGATCGAAGATCTGGCCACACGCGTGCGCTGCCTGCGCGAGATGCGTGAGCTGCCCGGTACCACGGCCACGGTGTCGCTGCAGGATGACCGGCCTATGGTCGATTATCCTTTGATGGCCTCCAGTGAGGCCGGTTACTAACAGGGCTGCGCCCTGCGCGTCCGGGTAACCCTGCGATTACTCCGAGAGTAAGGTATGAGCGCGAGCCAGTGCGGCGTCGATGTCCGGGCAGATGTTTTCCGCGCCTATCCGCGCGAGTAGACCCGACTTTTTCAGGGCTTTGTGCGGCTGAGGCTGGAGGGCGCTGATCACGAGCTGGCGATTTTTCTTTCGCAGCTTTTCGTAAAGATTTTCCAGAGCGTTAAGACCGGTTGCGTCCATGGCCGTGACCTTGCGCATGCGCAGGATGACAACCTTTGGCTCGCGTTGTGCGCGCTTAAGTGCGGTCTCCAGCCGGTCGGCCACGCCGAAGAAGAACGGCCCGAGGATACGGAAGACCTGCACCTCGTCGGGGATGTCCTTACCCAGCAGGCTGTGTTGCGGCCCCTCGGTGTCGGTGGAGGCATCCACCGGCGTGATCTGGGAGGTGTCGGCCACGCGCTTGATAAAGAGGATCGCCGCGAGGATCATGCCAACCTCCACGGCCAGCGTGAGGTCAAAAAGCACCGTCAGCGCAAACGTGGTCAGAAACACTGCCGCATCGCTGCGCGGCCATTTGAACAGGCGCTTGAAGTGGTGCCATTCGCCCATGTTGTAGGCGACCTTGACCAACACGGCGGCCAGCACGGCCAGCGGGACGGATTTGGCCAGTGGCGCGGCGGCCAGCAGGATGACCAGCAGCGTCACGGCGTGGATCATCCCGGCGACCGGTGTGCGGCCCCCGCTTTTGACGTTCGTCGCTGTGCGCGCAATCGCGCCGGTGGCGGCGATCCCGCCAAAGAGCGGGCAGAAAATGTTGGCCAGACCCTGTGCCTTGAGCTCCTGATTGGAGTCGTGCCGGTCGTCGATCATCCCGTCGGCGACCACAGCAGACAGCAATGATTCAATGGCGGCGAGGAGGGCGATGGTGGTGGCAGGCTGGATCAGCCGCCCGAGCTCCGAGAAGGAAAACTCTGGCACGTGCAGAGGCGGCAATCCCTCCGGGATGCCCCCGAAGCGCGTCCCGATCGTTTCCACCGGGAGCTTGAAGACAGCCACGACGACTGTACCGAGCACGAGCGCCACCACGGAGCCGGGTACGACGCGCATCCACTTTTTCGGCCAGAAAATAATCAGCAGCAGCGCACTGATGGCGAGCAGGGCCGTTGGCAGGTGGGTGGTGCCGAGCGAACCGCCGAGAGCCGCGCACTTATCGAGGAAGGCCGAGGGGACCTTGTCCAGATCGAGCCCGAGGAAGTCCTTGATCTGCGTGCTGAGGATGAGCACGGCGATGCCCGAGGTGAAGCCCACCGTGACCGGGTAGGGGATGTACTTGATCGCCTGCCCCAGACCGGCGAACCCCATGATCAGCAGGATAAAGCCCGCCATGATCGTGCACACGGCGAGGTTTGAGGCACCGTACTCGGTCAGAATCCCGTAAACGATGACGATGAATGCGCCGGTCGGCCCGCCGATCTGCACACGCGAGCCCCCGAAGGCCGAGATGATGAAGCCCGCGATGACGGCGGTGATGATACCGGCCTCGGGTGCGACACCGGAGGCGATGGCAAAGGCCATGGCCAGCGGCAGGGCCACGATGCCCACAGTGATACCTGCGGTCAGGTCCGCTCCGAATTGTCCGCGGTTATAACCGCGCAGGCACTCGACCAACCGAGGCCTAAATGTCAAAAATCTCATGCTCTCTCCCCGTGAAAGCACTTGATGTTACGCCTGAATGAACTTGTCGGTCAAGCTGACGATTGTTGCGCGTGCAAAATATTAGCGGCTCTTGCGTGGGACAAGAGTCGCAGCGATACGCGCTTGAAAATGGGGCAGTCGTCCGGCGTTTGCCCCTACGCGGTCTGCGCTTCGCTGGCTTGGGTGACCGGCTCGGCTTGGGGCTGAGTGGTGGGCATACGGTAGTGCCAGATGAACCCGCTGACCAGCGCTGTAAAGGGGGCCACCGTAACCAGCCCGAAGCTGCCCACCATGATGTTGAGAAACTCGGCGGCCACGTAGTTGATATTCGCGATACGCGCCAGGGGCATACCCTGCGAGGTGAAGAGCATGAGCATGGTGATGTAGCTGCTGGAGTAGGCCAGCAGGAGCGTGGTCGTCATGGTGCCGGTCACGGCCCGGCCTACCGAGAGCCCGGAGCGGATGTGCTCCCAGCGGCCGATGCCGGGGCTCTTCTCCTTGATCTCGTGCATGGCACTGGCGATGTCCATCGACAGGTCCATCATCGCCCCGGAGCAGCCGATGACCACCGCTGCAATAAAGATAGGGGTTAGCTTCAGCTCGAAAAAGCCCGAGTACAGCAGCGTTTCGCTAAAGGGCCGCACCGCGCCATTGATGCGGAAGGCATCGGTAAAGACCAGCGCGAGTATGCAGGTGACGGCCAGCCCGAGCACCGAGCCCAGAAACGACGCCAGCCCGCGGCGGGTGAGCCCCCCGACAAGGAAGCAGATGCACGCCGTCAGCAGGAGCACCACACCCATGCCAATCATGATCGGGTTTTTGCCATCGAGAAAGAGCGGGATCATGATCTTCCAGATTAGCAGGGCCGAGAAGGCAAAGGACAGCAGTGCCTTGGCACCCGTCGAGCCTGCGACCAGCAGCAGCAGGACGACGAACAGCACACACATCAGCACCTCGCCCTGCACGCGGTAGTGGCCACGGGCTACCCCTGCGATGGGCTTGCCCTGGGGACCGGAGGAGTACTGGAGCAGCAGGTCGTCGCCGGGCTGGAAGTACTCGTCGAGTGCGAGCTGCCCGGTGAGGATGTTGTCGGCGGTGAGCTGTTTGCCTTTGTCAGGGCCGCTGAGCAGCTCGACCTCGAGCCGCTGCGCGCCGGAGCGCAGCATCAGGTTCTGGCGCACGGTGCTGTTGTCCACCGAGAGCACGCGGGCACGCTCGTGCAGGAGTCCACTCTGGGCCTCCGGCTCTTCAAAGCGGTTAATGTCTACGAAGCACAGGGCAACGCATAGTGTGGCGAAAAAGGCGCAAAACAGCGAGTCCCGGCTTAACAGTTTCTGGCGGAGAGATGAGCGCATGATTGGTGAGGTTTACGAAAAAAGGGCGGTCTGAAAATACCCCTTGGGTTACATCTTGGTGGAGAAAAAGAGGCGTGACCGGAAGAGCCGGCCACGCCTCAGAGTTTGGATTCAGTAGCAGGCGGGCAGATTACTCAGCGGAGGCCGGGAGGGTTTCGCTCACACGCATGGCGGCGGCGATGCTCTTGGCGATGTCCGTGTTGTCATAGAAGCCGTTGAAGCGGTACTCGTCGTAACCCATGGCCATGACCGGGATCGGCACAGCGGTGTGGGAGTACGTGGTCCAGCCCAGGCCGGTGTCCTGTCCGAACTGGTGGCAGACTTCCATCGTGAGGGCGTCGTAGCCGCCGTAGTACAGGTAGTCGACGCTGTTGGTGCCGCCAGTGTAGCCGGAGGGGGCGCTGGTTTCGTTCACCGGGGCGCCGCTCATGCTGCGGTCAAAGGCGTCTTCGAGGCGTTCCTTGCGGTAGTCGCTGAGGCTGTCATAGACGATGCCGAAGTTATCGGCGATCAGGGTCTTGATCGTGTCGTCCATGTTGGTGGATCCCGCGTCGTAGGTTTCACCGAAGTTCATGTTGGCTTTGTAGGCGTAGACGGCGCCGGTGAAGGCTTCGTACGACATCTGCTGGTTGAGCAGGTTCGCGAAGGTCGTTTCGTAGCCACGGCCGGAGAAGCCGATGGTCAGGCCGCCGGTTTCGTGGTCACCGGTGACGACGATGAGGGTTTCGTTCGGGTGCTCGTTGTAGAAGGCGATAGCCTTGCCCACGGCGTTGTCGAAGTCGATCGTGTCGCCGATCGTGCCCATGGCGTCATTGGCGTGACAGGCCCAGTCGATCTTGCCGCCTTCGACCATCAGGAAGAAGCCGCTATTGTTATTGTCATAGAGGCAGTCGATGGCGATTTCGGTCATCTCGGCGAGGGAGATGGCGTCCTCGGCGCGGTCGATTTCGTAGGGCATGGCGGAGCTGCTCTGGAGCACCGGCACCGTGCACACGACCATGTCCTGCGGAGTGGTCTTGAGGGCGCGGATGGAGGCGGTGTCGTTGAGCATGGAGTAGCCGGCGACTTCAAACATTTCGTTCAGCGTGTCACCTTCCATGGCCGGGAAGGCCGTGGGGTAGGCGTTGTTGGAAGCGCGCTTCCAGCCGCCACCGCCGAAGAAGTTGAAGCCGGACTGGGCAGCCTGCACAGCGACCAGTTCATACGAATTACGGGAGTCCACGTTGGCGTAGAAGGCGCCGGGAGTGGCGTGGTCGAGCGAGACGCTGGAGACGACACCGACCTTGTAGCCCTTTTCCTGGGCAAGCTCGGCGACACTCTTGAAGTTGGTGCTCAGGCTGGAGTCCTTACCGATGGTGCCGACGAGGGTCTTTGATCCGGTGGCCAGAGCGGTACCGGCAGCGGCGGAGTCCGTGATGAAGCGGTCCGTGGCGTAGGTGGTGTTGATCCCGGCGACGGGCAGCAGGTTCATGTTCAGGCGATTCTGCGGCTGGTCAACGTCGGTAGCGATGTTGGCATCACCGCCATTGAGGGCGACGAGGTAGGCCTCGGCAGCCTGGATCTGGACGGAGGCCATGCCGTCACCGATGAGGAAGATGACATACTTGGCGCCGACGGTCTCGCGGCTGGGGCGAGCCTGCAAGCTCGTAGCGGAAAACGCGAGGGCAGCGGTCAGGCCGGCAAACGCGCAGGATTGGAAGAATTTTTTCATGATATGACTAACAGTGTTGATGGTATTCGTATGGATATAGTTCTAACAGCGAACTAAAGATGATAGCTTAGCGGAGGGTGCGTCGGCGGCGATAGGCGACGAGGGCCAGCGCGGCGAGACCGGCGAGGATGCCGTAGGTCGAGGGCTCGGGGACGGCATCGTAGGAGGCGGAGTCCACCTCGATCCAGGAGATGTAGGAGGCGTTATTAACCGACAGCCCCGGATCAGCGCCGATGTCGATAAAGATACCGTCGGCAGAGTTTTCCACCGTGAAGGTGAAGGACTCGATGATCATGTCCGTCTCCACGTCGTAGAGGCTGCTTCTGCTGATCGCGCTGATGATGCTCGACTCGCTGCTGTCGCTGTAGTACAGCTCCAGACCTAGGTCGTAGTTCTGGCGCCACTCGGAGTCACCGAGGTCGGCGAAGTAGCAGATCTGCACGCTGAAGAGCTGGGTCTCGTAGCCGGAGATGGCCGGCATCCAGATGCTCAGGTCATAGTTGGAGGTGGTTTCGAGCCAGTTGCCGTCCGAGTCACTGTAGCGGGCGGTGTTGCCGTTGAGCGAGACGAGGTCGGGAGCGTCCATCCCGGCCACGCCCCCGTCGACGGTGTTGCCATTATAGTCTACAACTTCGTAGACGTCGGCCTGTGCCGAATCTGACGAGTTGAAGAGGCTGTAGTAGTTGTATTCGACGTGGACGGAGTTGTCTCCGCCGATCCAGTCGAGACCGACCTCTGCCTGCAGGGCGGAAGCAGACAGGAGGAGTCCGATGAGTAGCTGTTTAGTGTACATGATTCACCAATGTGGGTTGAAGGAATGATAGGTGTTTCCTGCCGTCGCAGCCTTGCGCCAGCATGGGTGAAGTATATCCGTAACATGCTACTAATGCATTCGCTTTGCGTTAATGTTGTATGCGTTTTGCGTTAAAATATCATGGCTAACGTGTCTGTGCTGGCACGAAATCCACCCGCCCGTCATCGTTGTGACAGGAAAAACACTCCGACGTGGGGGAAAGCTCCCAAACGCACGGAAGGTGAGCCCGTAGTCAGGGCCGGGGGACGATCATGGCGTTTGTGACGTTGATACGATCGTATCACCCGATGTATTCAATAATGGATACGGGCATGCATAGCCACTCCGCTCGCGAAAGCGCCAAGCTCAATGAGGCCTCTCAGCTATGGCCGAAGCCTCTCCAGGGGGGCAGCGACTCTTACTCCGTACGCTGATGGAAAAGCATGCGGTAGGTATAGCTGCGGCTGGCCTCTTGCCACCAGGGGCTCAGCTCGTGGTTGGGGCGCGACCAGACCAGCTTGTGGAGGCGGAGCGTGGACTCGTAGTCGAGCAGCAGCCGCATCTTTTCGTTATTCGTGAGGGCTTCCGCGCCCTCTTGAAGCAGCTTGTGCTCCAGCGCCTGTAGTGCCTTGCGGGCGCATGGGTCAGGCTGTGACTTCTCGCGCATGAGCAGGCCGTGCAGGGCGTTAATGTACGGGTCCAGTACGACACCGAGCAGCCCGATGTCCTCAAAGCGCTCCATCGAGGCGGGGAGGGGGGCGTCCTCCTCGCAGCGGGTGAGCAGGTCGCGGATCTCGTGCGGCGGGTCTGTCTCCTCGGGGCTGAGCAGCAGGCCGCGCTTGCGGAACCACCGTCCAGCGGTCTCCCGGCTGGTGTAGACCGATAAGGGCACGGCCAGTAGCCAACCCAGCAGGACCGGACTCATCCACCAGAAAAGAATCGGGCTGATGGTCCAGGTCAGGATGCCCCAGAGGATACCCACGACGACGTGGCCACCCTGAGCTGCGATGGCTTCGCGCCAGGGTGTGCCGTCTGCACTGTCCCGCACCTGCGTGGACCATTTTACCTTTTGCCCGAGCAGGATCGTGAGCACGAACCCACTGTGAAAGAGCATCATCGACGGAGCGATCAGCGTGAAGAAAAAGACCTCGATGGCAACGGAGCCCGCCGCCCTGAACCAGCCCCCGAAGCGTTTTGCCTGCCGAGGTTTTGCCGCCAGCCAGATCAGGGTCATGGCCTTGGGGCCAAAGATCATCAGCCCGGTCATGCCGAGCAGGATGAGGCCCTGGTCGGAGAGGGATTCCGGCATCCAGGAGAAGAGACTGGCGCGGGGGACGAGGGTGAGCTCGCTGCCGACCCAGCGGTAGGTGCCGAGCGTTGCGAGTCCGAGAAACAGCAGCCACAGCGGCGAGGCGATATAGCCGAGGATGCCGTTGATCATGTGAATGCGGCTGCGGTGGGGGATGCGCCCGAAGAGCACCAGCCAGGCATGCTGGAGATTTCCCTGACACCAGCGGCGGTCGCGCTTGGCCATGTCGATGAGGGTGGGGGGCATCTCCTCGTAGCTGCCCTCCATGTCGTAGCCGAGCCATACCTCAAACCCGGCCTTGTGCATGAGCACGGCCTCCACGAAGTCGTGGCTGAGGACGCGCCCTCCCAGCGGCTCGACGCCCGGCAGCTCCGGCAGCGTGCAGTACTTCAGAAAAGGTTTCAGGCGGATGATGGCGTTATGGCCCCAGTAGTTGCCGTAGTCCTGCTGCCAGGCATTGAGCCCGGCCCCGGAGAGCAGGCCGTGTACGCGGTTGGTGAACTGCTGGAGCCGCGCCAGGAGGGTCTTCCCGTTGAAGAGACCGGGCATGGTCTGGAGGATGCCGACCTGCTCGTTGCGCTCCATCATCTCGGTCATGCGGACAATGCAGGTGGCGCTCATCAGGCTGTCCGCATCGAAGCAGAGCATGTAGTCGTAGTTCCCGGCCCAGCGGCGGCAGAAGTCGGCCACGTTGCCGGACTTCTGGTTGATGTTGTTACGGCGGCGGCGGTAGAAAAGCTTGCCGTGGGCACCGAGGCGCAGGGCGGTTTCGTTCCAGGCGATTTCCTCGGCGATCCAGTTATCGGCGTCGGTCGAGTCGCTGAGCACAAACACGTCGTAGTGCTCGATCTGGCCAAGCTCTTTCAAGTGTTTGTAAACGGTCTCGACTCCCGCGAAGAAACGCTCCGGGTCCTCATTGTAGATGGGGAAGATCAACGCCGTGCGGCTGGTGAGCTTGATCGTCGCAGGGTCCCGGTCGAGGTCGATGGTACGGGTGATGCGGTGAGGGTCGTCCCGGCGCAGCACCATAAACAGCCCGACCAGTGGCTGCACAAACCCGAAGGCGACATGCGCGAACAATATGACAAACAGCACCAGCATGAGAAAGCTGGTGGCGGTGAAGCCGACCCGGTTGAGCAGATCCCAGTAAATCGTGCCAGCGATCAGGGTCAGCAGAATGTGCAGGCCAAAGAGCACCTGGCGGGCGAAACCCCCACTGGGCGTCGTCGAGACGGGTTGTGCTTCGTCGCTCATCGGGCCAGGTAAATGACGGTTACGATCCCTGCGGCCACGATGGCGGAAAAGGTAAACATGCGCAGGAGCGAGTTCTGGAACAGGCGGCGTGTGCCCTCGGCAACGTCGCTCACCGTATCAAACTGAATCTGGGGCACACCGACGCTGGTGCGGTGCAGGTTGGGGACGCCGATGATGCCTGCCTCGCGCACAGCCTGAAGCAGCTCGGGCGCAAAGTCATCATGACTCAGGAAAGCCTCGGGCCAGCGAGGAATGATCCGCGCGGCCTGTACGATGGTCAACATACGGGCGGTTGAGTAGCCGTTGCGGCTGCTTTCGTCGGTGGCGTCATTGAGTCGCTTCAGCCAGATGGTGACGCGTTCGCGCAGTTTTTCCACCGCCAGAGCCTCCGGCTCCTGAGCGTCGGGGGCACCTGCTAGGGCCTCGTGCACGATGTCTCGTGCCAGCTCGTGGCGTACGTAGGCGTTCTCTACCTGGTACGCACGCAGCAGCAGCGCGACTTTACGGTAGGCGCGGTCCCAGCGGGCTAAATCTGCGGACGGATGCTCTAGGGGCGCCATTGATAGATCCACATTTCACTCAGCGGCTGGTCGCCACGCCAGAGCTGGAGCTGCAGGTCGGCCAGCTCGGTTTGCGGGAGCGCGCGCAGGTCGAAGTGTACGCGCAGGCCGGTCGTCTCCGGGTTATACATGATGTGGGGCTGTTGCACGATCTCGGCCCCGTCAGCACTCAGGCGTGCGGTCAGGTCGCGGATCTCCACGGGCTTGAATTTATCCGGTGCGCTGATGTCGAGGATGAAGGTTTCGGCATCGGCGTGGTGCCAGGAGTCGCCGATCCGGGTGGCCTCGATTTTCTGGAGCTTGGTGTCCGGGTCGGCAAACTGGAAGTTCAGCCAGTAGTTGAGCTCGTAGGGGACGCCGGGCTTAGGCTCCTCCGTGGGACGGAAGAACGCCACCATGTTATCAACGGTCTCGGTATCCTGATGGAATTCGAAGAGCACGACATCGCCCTTGGGCCATGTGCCCTGGGTCTGGACCCAGGCCGAGGGACGCTCATGATAATGCTCGCTCAGATCCTGGTAATTAGCGAAGAGCCGGTCGCGCTGGAGCAGTCCGAAGCCGTGTAGCTTCTCTGTGGGAAAGACGGTCAGGTGGTTACCGGGGTAGTTTGTGAGGGGGCGCCAGATCCAGCTCGTCCCGTCGTTGATCAGGAGGCCGTCTGAGTCGTGGACCTCCGGCCGCCAGTCGCCGATGAGCTGGTCACGGGCTTCGCCGTACCAGAACATGCTCGTGAGCGGTGCGAAGTAAATATCTCCGCGGGCATCCTGACGGCGAAAAATACGGGCCGTGACCTCGATCTGGGTATTCTCGCCGGGCGTGAGGTAAAAGCGATAGGCACCGGTCACGCTAGGGCCCTCCAGCAGGGCAAGGATTTCCAGCGAACGGGCGTCGGGGGCGGGTTTTTTCAGCCAGAACCGGCTGAAGCGCGGGAATTCCTCGTTATCACCGCCCGTCCCGACGGCGATACCACGGGCTGAGATCCCATAGTACTGATCCCGGCCTAGGGCACGGAGGTAGGAGGCCCCCTGAAAGACAAGCACATCGTCGAAGACGTCCGGCTTGTTGAGCGGGGTGCGAATGCGCAGCCCGGCATAGCCCTGCAGGTCCCACTCGTCGGGGTTGACCCCGGTCAGCTCGAAATTAAAAAAATCCTTCACGTAGGGGATCTGCTGGGAGTGCGTATCGCTGTACTCATTGATCTGCACGGTCTCCGGGTAGATGTACCCGTTGTGAAAGAAATCGACCTGAAAGGGCAGCCCGGCGGTTTTCCAGAGCGCCTTATCCTTGTTGAAGCGGATTTTCCGGTACTCATCGAAGTCCAGAGCGACCAGCTCCTGCGGTAAAGCATCAGAAGGGCTGGTATAGGGCTTGGCAGCCAGGTCACGGGCAATTCCCGTGACATATTCCAGATTGATTTCGCGCCTTTCAAAGGCATGGACGCTGTGCAGGGCGCAAAGACCCAGCAGGATGCTCAAGCTTAACCTCATGAGGATATATAAACGCACCGGGTTGGGACCCGGTATGGCGGATTCATAAAAAAAGCCGTCCGCCTGAATGGCGAGCGGGGATTCTTATGCAGGAGTGATGCCAATCTTTAGGCGCTGTCAACTCCCGTATGCGTTATGACGATATCGCCAAGCCGCACTTTAGGGTGCCCATTTTCCACCAGAGCATGCGCGATCATCTCGCATTTGACCATAAAAAGGAGGAAGAAATCGGGCTCCTGGTCAAAGCATTCGGCGTTTGCCTGGCCCTTGGCCAGACGGATGTCGCACTGGTTGATCTGCTCCCAGACCGGGTAGCTGGCTGCGCTGGAGGGGGGCTTCCCCGGCCCCATTTGCAGGATTTCCACCCTGTCGAGCTCTTGGATGCCGACGATATCGGCGTCGGCGGCGAGCGCATCGTTCAGAAAGGCTTCCTCACGAACGACAAAGAGAATCTTCTCCAACCCGCTCTGATCGAGCAGCTGCGTCAGCAGCAGGCGGTCGAACACGATTTCCCCGGCGTTATCGGCCAGATAGGCGAGGGTGCACGCCGTGCCGAGACGCTCGCGTAAGAGGGGTAAGTCGTTGATGGCAAAGGGCTGCTTCAGGCAGCGCTCGAGCGTGGCGCCGAGGTCAAAGGGGGCCTGCGGGCCATAGTCGATGATGTTACCGGCCACGGCGAGCCGGACGGCGTGCTCCAGCGGGTCCATTGACCCCTTCTGCTTGTGCGCGTGGAGTTTCTCAACCCAGGCCGCAGCCTGGGCATTACTGTGCTGTTTGAGCGCCCCGTAGGGGTCCGGTTGGCCCGTGATCTCGTGCACGATGCGCTGCACAGCGCGCGCCAGTGCGATCGGGGAGTCATCCGGGTCCCCGGCCAGCAGGTGGCCCATCACTGCCCGCACGACCAGGTCCTGCTGCTTTTCGTCAGCGCCAGCCAGCCGGGAGGCATGCAGCCCCTGACGAATGAAACAGCTGAAGCAGTCGATGGTCGTTTTCATGCCAGTTCAAAGGTAACGCTGCGGCCCGCGTAGGCTTCGGCGCAGCGGGCTGGGAGGTTTATCCAAAACCCCATGATGGCGCGGATGTCGGGCATGGCAGAGAGCGAAGGGGAAACCGTGGGGAAGGGGATCAGTGGCAGTGGTCGCTGCCCTCGTCGTGGTGGCCATGGCACAGGCCATCCTCGCCCATATGGGCCAGCTCGCGGGCGTTGAAGGCGGCCAAGGCCTCATCAACGGTCTCGC
This genomic interval from Ruficoccus sp. ZRK36 contains the following:
- a CDS encoding cation diffusion facilitator family transporter — encoded protein: MEKKQEGLRVTWLSVWMNILLGALKCVIGFFSHSAALMADGLHSLVDLSTDVVALFGLKMAAKPWDDNHPYGHHRFASLSSLFIGLALLGFCIGLIISSVHQLVDGDSADPTWPALAAAVLSLAAKEWLYWRTRRIARQEKSRLLLANALHHRTDSLSSALVLIALIAIMIGGPQLAFLDKLVGLILGGWLGLEAGKIILNTCKDLLDTAPDQAVINDIREHILPVPGAVAYHLFRVRRVGDMLDVDLHLQVDGSLTVEEGHEIAHQVRMNILNRHKEVLDVLIHVEPASQHHVRELGVSSLGGA
- a CDS encoding sigma-70 family RNA polymerase sigma factor; the protein is METPPADQVLVARVKDGDNGAFGEIVTLYWDRIFARAFQLLKNREDAEEVTQDTFIRAQKGLENFRGDSAFSTWLYQIATNLAHNRYWYWWRRKRSSSFSLDQNLTQDSDATLADVLPAEGEDPGEATLTQEFVDRVSSCMQQLNDKHREILVLRNVHNLSYEEIAEELRISVGTVKSRIARARESLREQMGSDFK
- the sulP gene encoding sulfate permease, producing the protein MRFLTFRPRLVECLRGYNRGQFGADLTAGITVGIVALPLAMAFAIASGVAPEAGIITAVIAGFIISAFGGSRVQIGGPTGAFIVIVYGILTEYGASNLAVCTIMAGFILLIMGFAGLGQAIKYIPYPVTVGFTSGIAVLILSTQIKDFLGLDLDKVPSAFLDKCAALGGSLGTTHLPTALLAISALLLIIFWPKKWMRVVPGSVVALVLGTVVVAVFKLPVETIGTRFGGIPEGLPPLHVPEFSFSELGRLIQPATTIALLAAIESLLSAVVADGMIDDRHDSNQELKAQGLANIFCPLFGGIAATGAIARTATNVKSGGRTPVAGMIHAVTLLVILLAAAPLAKSVPLAVLAAVLVKVAYNMGEWHHFKRLFKWPRSDAAVFLTTFALTVLFDLTLAVEVGMILAAILFIKRVADTSQITPVDASTDTEGPQHSLLGKDIPDEVQVFRILGPFFFGVADRLETALKRAQREPKVVILRMRKVTAMDATGLNALENLYEKLRKKNRQLVISALQPQPHKALKKSGLLARIGAENICPDIDAALARAHTLLSE
- a CDS encoding YibE/F family protein; the protein is MRSSLRQKLLSRDSLFCAFFATLCVALCFVDINRFEEPEAQSGLLHERARVLSVDNSTVRQNLMLRSGAQRLEVELLSGPDKGKQLTADNILTGQLALDEYFQPGDDLLLQYSSGPQGKPIAGVARGHYRVQGEVLMCVLFVVLLLLVAGSTGAKALLSFAFSALLIWKIMIPLFLDGKNPIMIGMGVVLLLTACICFLVGGLTRRGLASFLGSVLGLAVTCILALVFTDAFRINGAVRPFSETLLYSGFFELKLTPIFIAAVVIGCSGAMMDLSMDIASAMHEIKEKSPGIGRWEHIRSGLSVGRAVTGTMTTTLLLAYSSSYITMLMLFTSQGMPLARIANINYVAAEFLNIMVGSFGLVTVAPFTALVSGFIWHYRMPTTQPQAEPVTQASEAQTA
- a CDS encoding alkaline phosphatase — protein: MKKFFQSCAFAGLTAALAFSATSLQARPSRETVGAKYVIFLIGDGMASVQIQAAEAYLVALNGGDANIATDVDQPQNRLNMNLLPVAGINTTYATDRFITDSAAAGTALATGSKTLVGTIGKDSSLSTNFKSVAELAQEKGYKVGVVSSVSLDHATPGAFYANVDSRNSYELVAVQAAQSGFNFFGGGGWKRASNNAYPTAFPAMEGDTLNEMFEVAGYSMLNDTASIRALKTTPQDMVVCTVPVLQSSSAMPYEIDRAEDAISLAEMTEIAIDCLYDNNNSGFFLMVEGGKIDWACHANDAMGTIGDTIDFDNAVGKAIAFYNEHPNETLIVVTGDHETGGLTIGFSGRGYETTFANLLNQQMSYEAFTGAVYAYKANMNFGETYDAGSTNMDDTIKTLIADNFGIVYDSLSDYRKERLEDAFDRSMSGAPVNETSAPSGYTGGTNSVDYLYYGGYDALTMEVCHQFGQDTGLGWTTYSHTAVPIPVMAMGYDEYRFNGFYDNTDIAKSIAAAMRVSETLPASAE
- a CDS encoding PEP-CTERM sorting domain-containing protein, whose amino-acid sequence is MYTKQLLIGLLLSASALQAEVGLDWIGGDNSVHVEYNYYSLFNSSDSAQADVYEVVDYNGNTVDGGVAGMDAPDLVSLNGNTARYSDSDGNWLETTSNYDLSIWMPAISGYETQLFSVQICYFADLGDSEWRQNYDLGLELYYSDSSESSIISAISRSSLYDVETDMIIESFTFTVENSADGIFIDIGADPGLSVNNASYISWIEVDSASYDAVPEPSTYGILAGLAALALVAYRRRRTLR